One region of Danio aesculapii chromosome 7, fDanAes4.1, whole genome shotgun sequence genomic DNA includes:
- the skor1a gene encoding SKI family transcriptional corepressor 1a isoform X6 codes for MESMPSQLSTGRDTCSSPSSKQELQPYSGSSSMKPNQVSETALYGVPIVSLVIDGQERLCLAQISNTLLKNYSYNEIHNRRVALGITCVQCTPVQLEILRRAGAMPISSRRCGMITKREAERLCKSFLGAHNPPKLPENFAFDVSHECAWGCRGNFIPARYNSSRAKCIKCTYCNMYFSPNKFIFHSHRTPESKYTQPDAANFNSWRRHLKLTDKSLADDLCHAWEDVKAMFNGGSRKRAMPGSGSEMSSHLKPQSSGNITQTTSSDIPHKTLRCDDDRGNLSLSNSVRNYPVIPVPSKSFGMLQKIPPPIFPHPYSFPAFGLCQKKDDGVGEQNKTNVPSVFWPGAKDGIYPSFPMFWPTAGSLPLSSYQPKPHADLLGGRQTEAEMSESERGGNTPRDSLFDSERCSSSQSLRNDEDKSGDEARSSEGQPSTPRKLSYISAFRPVVKDAESIAKLYGNRDAYSGAHPGHLSPDFVSESSSYRSASPCADSGEEPDVDVETHRIPEDEESIQLSVDDRQSPVREDTPTPLPDDDHQTVTLSDSGSPDHKQNKQVAKKSDAIAYDVYSHEKDGASLQNTLSCSASKLSRCAQETNDSHISNSTDDECESQKSCSDQISVSRENSIDAALRSTDNRFNFEKDIENMAKEELQKQLLEQVELRKKLEREFQSLKGSNEEGTVLSRGDGPAAADCASSRRSSPFLLQNAHSTPLHRDLHF; via the exons ATGGAGTCGATGCCCAGTCAGCTTTCTACGGGACGAGATACTTGCTCTTCCCCCAGCTCGAAGCAAGAACTCCAGCCTTATTCTGGCAGCAGCTCGATGAAGCCAAATCAAGTGAGTGAGACTGCGCTGTACGGAGTGCCCATCGTCTCTTTGGTAATCGACGGCCAGGAAAGACTGTGTTTGGCGCAGATTTCCAACACTTTACTGAAGAACTACAGCTACAACGAAATTCACAACCGACGTGTGGCGCTTGGAATTACGTGTGTGCAGTGCACGCCGGTGCAGTTGGAGATCCTGAGGCGCGCGGGGGCTATGCCCATCTCCTCGCGTCGCTGTGGCATGATCACCAAACGCGAGGCCGAGCGCCTGTGCAAATCATTCCTCGGGGCTCACAATCCTCCCAAATTACCGGAAAATTTTGCTTTCGATGTTTCACACGAGTGCGCCTGGGGGTGTCGGGGAAACTTCATACCTGCCAGGTACAATAGCTCCAGGGCGAAATGCATCAAGTGCACCTATTGCAATATGTATTTTTCACCAAACAAATTTATATTTCATTCGCACCGCACACCTGAATCGAAATACACACAGCCGGACGCGGCTAATTTTAATTCATGGAGACGCCATCTAAAACTCACCGACAAAAGTTTGGCTGATGATCTTTGTCACGCGTGGGAGGACGTCAAGGCCATGTTTAACGGCGGGAGCAGAAAACGTGCAATGCCGGGTAGTGGATCCGAAATGTCCTCCCATCTCAAACCGCAGTCCTCTGGCAACATCACGCAAACTACTTCCTCCGATATCCCTCACAAAACTTTGCGCTGTGACGACGACCGTGGTAACCTCAGTTTAAGCAACAGCGTGCGCAACTATCCGGTCATCCCTGTGCCTAGTAAGAGTTTCGGCATGCTCCAGAAGATCCCGCCACCCATCTTCCCGCATCCTTATAGTTTCCCAGCATTTGGACTGTGTCAAAAGAAGGACGATGGAGTTGGTGAGCAGAATAAGACCAATGTGCCCAGTGTGTTTTGGCCCGGTGCAAAGGACGGTATCTATCCGTCCTTCCCAATGTTTTGGCCCACCGCGGGCAGCCTGCCGCTCTCATCCTACCAACCAAAACCACACGCGGACTTACTGGGTGGCCGGCAAACCGAAGCAGAGATGTCAGAAAGTGAGCGGGGAGGAAACACACCTAGAGACAGTCTGTTCGATAGCGAGCGCTGCTCCAGCTCACAGTCCCTCAGGAACGACGAGGACAAATCTGGGGACGAGGCCAGGTCAAGTGAGGGTCAACCCAGCACTCCGCGCAAGCTCAGCTATATTTCTGCGTTCAGACCAGTGGTTAAAGACGCAGAAAGTATAGCCAAGCTTTACGGGAACAGGGACGCGTACAGCGGAGCACATCCTGGTCATTTGTCGCCTGACTTTGTGAGCGAGAGCTCCAGCTACAGATCGGCTTCTCCGTGTGCGGACAGCGGGGAAGAGCCAGATGTGGACGTGGAGACTCACAGAATTCCCGAGGATGAGGAATCTATACAACTTTCCGTAGATGATCGGCAAAGTCCCGTAAGGGAAGACACCCCAACGCCTCTGCCGGACGATGACCACCAGACGGTCACTTTGAGTGACTCGGGCTCCCCTGATCACAAGCAGAACAAGCAGGTGGCGAAGAAAAGTGATGCCATTGCTTACGAT GTGTACTCACATGAAAAGGATGGAGCATCTCTTCAGAACACCCTGTCCTGTTCGGCCTCTAAACTTTCTCGCTGCGCGCAAGAAACAAATG ATTCACACATTTCAAACAGTACTGACGACGAATGTGAATCACAAAAATCCTGCTCGGACCAAATTAGCGTTAGCAGAGAGAATTCAA TTGACGCAGCATTGAGAAGTACTGATAACAGATTTAATTTCGAGAAAGACATCGAGAATATGGCGAAAG AGGAGCTCCAAAAGCAGCTCTTGGAGCAAGTGGAGCTGAGAAAAAAACTGGAAAGGGAATTTCAAAGTTTGAAAG GATCAAATGAAGAGGGAACTGTCTTATCGAGAGGAGATGGTCCAGCAGCTGCAGATTGTGCGAG CTCACGACGCTCTTCACCATTTCTCCTGCAAAATGCTCACTCCACGCCACTGCACAGGGACCTGCACTTTTAA
- the skor1a gene encoding SKI family transcriptional corepressor 1a isoform X5 produces the protein MESMPSQLSTGRDTCSSPSSKQELQPYSGSSSMKPNQVSETALYGVPIVSLVIDGQERLCLAQISNTLLKNYSYNEIHNRRVALGITCVQCTPVQLEILRRAGAMPISSRRCGMITKREAERLCKSFLGAHNPPKLPENFAFDVSHECAWGCRGNFIPARYNSSRAKCIKCTYCNMYFSPNKFIFHSHRTPESKYTQPDAANFNSWRRHLKLTDKSLADDLCHAWEDVKAMFNGGSRKRAMPGSGSEMSSHLKPQSSGNITQTTSSDIPHKTLRCDDDRGNLSLSNSVRNYPVIPVPSKSFGMLQKIPPPIFPHPYSFPAFGLCQKKDDGVGEQNKTNVPSVFWPGAKDGIYPSFPMFWPTAGSLPLSSYQPKPHADLLGGRQTEAEMSESERGGNTPRDSLFDSERCSSSQSLRNDEDKSGDEARSSEGQPSTPRKLSYISAFRPVVKDAESIAKLYGNRDAYSGAHPGHLSPDFVSESSSYRSASPCADSGEEPDVDVETHRIPEDEESIQLSVDDRQSPVREDTPTPLPDDDHQTVTLSDSGSPDHKQNKQVAKKSDAIAYDVYSHEKDGASLQNTLSCSASKLSRCAQETNDSHISNSTDDECESQKSCSDQISVSRENSIDAALRSTDNRFNFEKDIENMAKEELQKQLLEQVELRKKLEREFQSLKGSNEEGTVLSRGDGPAAADCARSSRRSSPFLLQNAHSTPLHRDLHF, from the exons ATGGAGTCGATGCCCAGTCAGCTTTCTACGGGACGAGATACTTGCTCTTCCCCCAGCTCGAAGCAAGAACTCCAGCCTTATTCTGGCAGCAGCTCGATGAAGCCAAATCAAGTGAGTGAGACTGCGCTGTACGGAGTGCCCATCGTCTCTTTGGTAATCGACGGCCAGGAAAGACTGTGTTTGGCGCAGATTTCCAACACTTTACTGAAGAACTACAGCTACAACGAAATTCACAACCGACGTGTGGCGCTTGGAATTACGTGTGTGCAGTGCACGCCGGTGCAGTTGGAGATCCTGAGGCGCGCGGGGGCTATGCCCATCTCCTCGCGTCGCTGTGGCATGATCACCAAACGCGAGGCCGAGCGCCTGTGCAAATCATTCCTCGGGGCTCACAATCCTCCCAAATTACCGGAAAATTTTGCTTTCGATGTTTCACACGAGTGCGCCTGGGGGTGTCGGGGAAACTTCATACCTGCCAGGTACAATAGCTCCAGGGCGAAATGCATCAAGTGCACCTATTGCAATATGTATTTTTCACCAAACAAATTTATATTTCATTCGCACCGCACACCTGAATCGAAATACACACAGCCGGACGCGGCTAATTTTAATTCATGGAGACGCCATCTAAAACTCACCGACAAAAGTTTGGCTGATGATCTTTGTCACGCGTGGGAGGACGTCAAGGCCATGTTTAACGGCGGGAGCAGAAAACGTGCAATGCCGGGTAGTGGATCCGAAATGTCCTCCCATCTCAAACCGCAGTCCTCTGGCAACATCACGCAAACTACTTCCTCCGATATCCCTCACAAAACTTTGCGCTGTGACGACGACCGTGGTAACCTCAGTTTAAGCAACAGCGTGCGCAACTATCCGGTCATCCCTGTGCCTAGTAAGAGTTTCGGCATGCTCCAGAAGATCCCGCCACCCATCTTCCCGCATCCTTATAGTTTCCCAGCATTTGGACTGTGTCAAAAGAAGGACGATGGAGTTGGTGAGCAGAATAAGACCAATGTGCCCAGTGTGTTTTGGCCCGGTGCAAAGGACGGTATCTATCCGTCCTTCCCAATGTTTTGGCCCACCGCGGGCAGCCTGCCGCTCTCATCCTACCAACCAAAACCACACGCGGACTTACTGGGTGGCCGGCAAACCGAAGCAGAGATGTCAGAAAGTGAGCGGGGAGGAAACACACCTAGAGACAGTCTGTTCGATAGCGAGCGCTGCTCCAGCTCACAGTCCCTCAGGAACGACGAGGACAAATCTGGGGACGAGGCCAGGTCAAGTGAGGGTCAACCCAGCACTCCGCGCAAGCTCAGCTATATTTCTGCGTTCAGACCAGTGGTTAAAGACGCAGAAAGTATAGCCAAGCTTTACGGGAACAGGGACGCGTACAGCGGAGCACATCCTGGTCATTTGTCGCCTGACTTTGTGAGCGAGAGCTCCAGCTACAGATCGGCTTCTCCGTGTGCGGACAGCGGGGAAGAGCCAGATGTGGACGTGGAGACTCACAGAATTCCCGAGGATGAGGAATCTATACAACTTTCCGTAGATGATCGGCAAAGTCCCGTAAGGGAAGACACCCCAACGCCTCTGCCGGACGATGACCACCAGACGGTCACTTTGAGTGACTCGGGCTCCCCTGATCACAAGCAGAACAAGCAGGTGGCGAAGAAAAGTGATGCCATTGCTTACGAT GTGTACTCACATGAAAAGGATGGAGCATCTCTTCAGAACACCCTGTCCTGTTCGGCCTCTAAACTTTCTCGCTGCGCGCAAGAAACAAATG ATTCACACATTTCAAACAGTACTGACGACGAATGTGAATCACAAAAATCCTGCTCGGACCAAATTAGCGTTAGCAGAGAGAATTCAA TTGACGCAGCATTGAGAAGTACTGATAACAGATTTAATTTCGAGAAAGACATCGAGAATATGGCGAAAG AGGAGCTCCAAAAGCAGCTCTTGGAGCAAGTGGAGCTGAGAAAAAAACTGGAAAGGGAATTTCAAAGTTTGAAAG GATCAAATGAAGAGGGAACTGTCTTATCGAGAGGAGATGGTCCAGCAGCTGCAGATTGTGCGAG AAGCTCACGACGCTCTTCACCATTTCTCCTGCAAAATGCTCACTCCACGCCACTGCACAGGGACCTGCACTTTTAA
- the skor1a gene encoding SKI family transcriptional corepressor 1a isoform X7: MESMPSQLSTGRDTCSSPSSKQELQPYSGSSSMKPNQVSETALYGVPIVSLVIDGQERLCLAQISNTLLKNYSYNEIHNRRVALGITCVQCTPVQLEILRRAGAMPISSRRCGMITKREAERLCKSFLGAHNPPKLPENFAFDVSHECAWGCRGNFIPARYNSSRAKCIKCTYCNMYFSPNKFIFHSHRTPESKYTQPDAANFNSWRRHLKLTDKSLADDLCHAWEDVKAMFNGGSRKRAMPGSGSEMSSHLKPQSSGNITQTTSSDIPHKTLRCDDDRGNLSLSNSVRNYPVIPVPSKSFGMLQKIPPPIFPHPYSFPAFGLCQKKDDGVGEQNKTNVPSVFWPGAKDGIYPSFPMFWPTAGSLPLSSYQPKPHADLLGGRQTEAEMSESERGGNTPRDSLFDSERCSSSQSLRNDEDKSGDEARSSEGQPSTPRKLSYISAFRPVVKDAESIAKLYGNRDAYSGAHPGHLSPDFVSESSSYRSASPCADSGEEPDVDVETHRIPEDEESIQLSVDDRQSPVREDTPTPLPDDDHQTVTLSDSGSPDHKQNKQVAKKSDAIAYDVYSHEKDGASLQNTLSCSASKLSRCAQETNDSHISNSTDDECESQKSCSDQISVSRENSIDAALRSTDNRFNFEKDIENMAKEELQKQLLEQVELRKKLEREFQSLKGSNEEGTVLSRGDGPAAADCARHIVQRVGSGEKGSLCNSAEA; the protein is encoded by the exons ATGGAGTCGATGCCCAGTCAGCTTTCTACGGGACGAGATACTTGCTCTTCCCCCAGCTCGAAGCAAGAACTCCAGCCTTATTCTGGCAGCAGCTCGATGAAGCCAAATCAAGTGAGTGAGACTGCGCTGTACGGAGTGCCCATCGTCTCTTTGGTAATCGACGGCCAGGAAAGACTGTGTTTGGCGCAGATTTCCAACACTTTACTGAAGAACTACAGCTACAACGAAATTCACAACCGACGTGTGGCGCTTGGAATTACGTGTGTGCAGTGCACGCCGGTGCAGTTGGAGATCCTGAGGCGCGCGGGGGCTATGCCCATCTCCTCGCGTCGCTGTGGCATGATCACCAAACGCGAGGCCGAGCGCCTGTGCAAATCATTCCTCGGGGCTCACAATCCTCCCAAATTACCGGAAAATTTTGCTTTCGATGTTTCACACGAGTGCGCCTGGGGGTGTCGGGGAAACTTCATACCTGCCAGGTACAATAGCTCCAGGGCGAAATGCATCAAGTGCACCTATTGCAATATGTATTTTTCACCAAACAAATTTATATTTCATTCGCACCGCACACCTGAATCGAAATACACACAGCCGGACGCGGCTAATTTTAATTCATGGAGACGCCATCTAAAACTCACCGACAAAAGTTTGGCTGATGATCTTTGTCACGCGTGGGAGGACGTCAAGGCCATGTTTAACGGCGGGAGCAGAAAACGTGCAATGCCGGGTAGTGGATCCGAAATGTCCTCCCATCTCAAACCGCAGTCCTCTGGCAACATCACGCAAACTACTTCCTCCGATATCCCTCACAAAACTTTGCGCTGTGACGACGACCGTGGTAACCTCAGTTTAAGCAACAGCGTGCGCAACTATCCGGTCATCCCTGTGCCTAGTAAGAGTTTCGGCATGCTCCAGAAGATCCCGCCACCCATCTTCCCGCATCCTTATAGTTTCCCAGCATTTGGACTGTGTCAAAAGAAGGACGATGGAGTTGGTGAGCAGAATAAGACCAATGTGCCCAGTGTGTTTTGGCCCGGTGCAAAGGACGGTATCTATCCGTCCTTCCCAATGTTTTGGCCCACCGCGGGCAGCCTGCCGCTCTCATCCTACCAACCAAAACCACACGCGGACTTACTGGGTGGCCGGCAAACCGAAGCAGAGATGTCAGAAAGTGAGCGGGGAGGAAACACACCTAGAGACAGTCTGTTCGATAGCGAGCGCTGCTCCAGCTCACAGTCCCTCAGGAACGACGAGGACAAATCTGGGGACGAGGCCAGGTCAAGTGAGGGTCAACCCAGCACTCCGCGCAAGCTCAGCTATATTTCTGCGTTCAGACCAGTGGTTAAAGACGCAGAAAGTATAGCCAAGCTTTACGGGAACAGGGACGCGTACAGCGGAGCACATCCTGGTCATTTGTCGCCTGACTTTGTGAGCGAGAGCTCCAGCTACAGATCGGCTTCTCCGTGTGCGGACAGCGGGGAAGAGCCAGATGTGGACGTGGAGACTCACAGAATTCCCGAGGATGAGGAATCTATACAACTTTCCGTAGATGATCGGCAAAGTCCCGTAAGGGAAGACACCCCAACGCCTCTGCCGGACGATGACCACCAGACGGTCACTTTGAGTGACTCGGGCTCCCCTGATCACAAGCAGAACAAGCAGGTGGCGAAGAAAAGTGATGCCATTGCTTACGAT GTGTACTCACATGAAAAGGATGGAGCATCTCTTCAGAACACCCTGTCCTGTTCGGCCTCTAAACTTTCTCGCTGCGCGCAAGAAACAAATG ATTCACACATTTCAAACAGTACTGACGACGAATGTGAATCACAAAAATCCTGCTCGGACCAAATTAGCGTTAGCAGAGAGAATTCAA TTGACGCAGCATTGAGAAGTACTGATAACAGATTTAATTTCGAGAAAGACATCGAGAATATGGCGAAAG AGGAGCTCCAAAAGCAGCTCTTGGAGCAAGTGGAGCTGAGAAAAAAACTGGAAAGGGAATTTCAAAGTTTGAAAG GATCAAATGAAGAGGGAACTGTCTTATCGAGAGGAGATGGTCCAGCAGCTGCAGATTGTGCGAG acacATTGTGCAACGAGTTGGATCAGGAGAGAAAGGCTCGTTATGCAATTCAGCAGAAGCTTAA